From Pulveribacter suum, a single genomic window includes:
- a CDS encoding zf-TFIIB domain-containing protein has protein sequence MSASPLACPSCRQTMEQHHFACSTGSALVLDVCFACQGLWFDPQENTRLAPASVLALFTLLHERRGEASHPMAERLACPRCSQALARGYDMAQSGRYVTYRCAQRHGRFGTFGAFMVEKGFVRHLTSLEIETLAQRLGTIACTACGGTVDIRRDHACPWCRSALSLLDPQAVQQALSRYGQAAQGQAQRALQGDSPENLADALIALERSRMREERERQRQRLEGSDRFDLLSAGIELVWTWFRR, from the coding sequence ATGTCCGCTTCACCCCTCGCCTGCCCCTCCTGCCGCCAGACCATGGAGCAGCACCACTTCGCTTGCAGCACCGGCAGCGCGCTGGTGCTGGACGTGTGCTTTGCCTGCCAGGGCCTGTGGTTCGACCCGCAGGAGAACACGCGCCTGGCGCCGGCCTCCGTGCTGGCGCTGTTCACCCTGCTGCACGAGCGCCGCGGCGAGGCCAGCCACCCCATGGCCGAGCGGCTGGCCTGCCCGCGCTGCAGCCAGGCGCTGGCACGCGGCTACGACATGGCGCAAAGCGGCCGCTACGTCACCTACCGCTGCGCGCAGCGCCACGGGCGCTTTGGCACCTTTGGCGCCTTCATGGTGGAAAAGGGCTTCGTTCGCCACCTCACCAGCCTGGAGATCGAGACGCTGGCCCAGCGCCTGGGCACCATCGCCTGCACGGCCTGCGGCGGCACGGTGGACATCCGCCGCGACCACGCCTGCCCCTGGTGCCGCTCGGCCCTGTCGCTGCTGGACCCGCAGGCCGTGCAGCAGGCCCTGTCGCGCTACGGTCAGGCGGCGCAGGGCCAGGCGCAGCGCGCGCTGCAGGGCGACTCGCCCGAGAACCTGGCCGATGCCCTGATCGCCCTGGAGCGCAGCCGCATGCGCGAGGAGCGCGAACGCCAGCGCCAGCGGCTCGAAGGCAGCGACCGCTTCGACCTGCTGAGCGCGGGCATCGAGCTGGTTTGGACCTGGTTTCGCCGCTGA
- a CDS encoding GGDEF domain-containing protein yields MPELFEHLTRSLTRAQTLEELTRPLLQLLQEVTGLESTYLTTIDLQASQQHVLYARNTQAQALEIPEGLTVPWHDTLCKRALDEGRPITEDVAGCWADSQAAAALGIQTYASAPVRLSDERLYGTLCAASAARHTLAPAAQHMLGLFARLIAQQIEREQLLHELVQANERLSTYASTDPLTRLPNRRALEQALARQLAQGQRQGTAVLVAFVDLDRFKQINDTHGHDVGDQFLVHIARRLQGVLRAQDLAARHGGDEFVVMGPGPQPCDDVDAARQAFAERLSAATATRFDNGRVALDYAGASVGAVAVLPGTLAAGQALQAADRAMYEVKQARQRGAAAG; encoded by the coding sequence ATGCCAGAGCTGTTTGAGCACCTGACCCGCTCGCTGACCCGCGCGCAGACGCTGGAGGAACTCACCCGCCCCCTGCTGCAGCTGCTGCAGGAGGTGACCGGGCTGGAGTCCACCTACCTGACCACCATCGACCTGCAGGCCAGCCAGCAGCACGTGCTGTACGCCCGCAACACGCAGGCGCAGGCGCTGGAGATCCCCGAAGGGCTGACCGTGCCCTGGCACGACACCCTGTGCAAGCGGGCGCTGGACGAGGGCCGGCCCATCACCGAGGACGTGGCCGGCTGCTGGGCCGACTCGCAGGCGGCCGCGGCGCTGGGCATCCAGACCTACGCCAGCGCCCCGGTGCGGCTGTCGGACGAGCGCCTGTACGGCACGCTGTGCGCGGCCAGCGCCGCGCGCCACACGCTGGCGCCCGCCGCGCAGCACATGCTGGGGCTGTTTGCCCGCCTGATTGCCCAGCAGATCGAGCGCGAGCAGCTGCTGCACGAACTGGTGCAGGCCAACGAGCGCCTGAGCACCTACGCCAGCACCGACCCCCTGACCCGCCTGCCCAACCGCCGCGCGCTGGAGCAGGCCCTGGCGCGCCAGCTGGCCCAGGGCCAGCGCCAGGGCACGGCGGTGCTGGTGGCCTTCGTGGACCTGGACCGCTTCAAGCAGATCAACGACACCCACGGCCACGACGTGGGCGACCAGTTCCTGGTGCACATCGCCCGCCGGCTGCAGGGCGTGCTGCGCGCGCAGGACTTGGCCGCGCGCCACGGCGGCGACGAGTTCGTCGTGATGGGGCCGGGGCCCCAGCCCTGCGACGACGTGGATGCTGCCCGGCAGGCCTTTGCCGAGCGGCTGAGCGCCGCCACGGCCACGCGCTTTGACAACGGCCGCGTGGCGCTGGACTACGCCGGCGCCAGCGTGGGCGCCGTGGCCGTGCTGCCCGGCACGCTGGCCGCGGGCCAGGCCCTGCAGGCCGCCGACCGGGCCATGTACGAGGTCAAGCAGGCGCGCCAGCGCGGCGCTGCGGCCGGCTGA
- a CDS encoding bifunctional diguanylate cyclase/phosphodiesterase, with product MGQTQPPEPLGDTPQEPPGAAGAVDACALAVLSAATVRAAAAALARGLQEAGVAAPCVVWFEPGGPEAEPPGALTPARRQLALAAGHGDAGLPPGVHLLHAAGAQRDALVLTGAAALPDPATRLLALASQRIGELRTMQRLRQSVHQLEQAEQLQHALFAIADLAASEQNMDAMLRGLHQIVGRLMYAQNFFIALHDRQRESVRFIYFADEKDGQMYDPRHEVPVAQLKDSFTLAIIQQARTVRGPAGQVARSLGLSRGAVVGTPSADFMGVPMLRDGVVLGVLAVQSYRAGLGYSEADCAVLGFVAEHVLNAVERKRGQQVLERHVADRTRELALANQQLQQQVAERERAAHLQATLYRIAAMANSQERDADFYRSVHAAVGELINAENFYIALVSADGRALHFPYSVDAAGESGVDRPLGRGLSEYVIRQGRTQLLDVADMEGLLARGDVELQRGISKSATVCWLGAPLLGPAGVMGVVTVQSYRPDLRYDTHDADLLTFVSHQIANSVHRRQQAEALQALNAQLEQRVHERTQELRQQIAVREQMQAQLKHQVMHDPLTQLPNRVYLRDRLERALALRQRDARHEFALLYLDVDRFKLFNDSLGHLVGDGVLCEVASRLLQCVRGPDLVARLSGDEFAILIEHGAQPTAGRKVAQRIQEGMQAPVQAGERELQVSVSIGIAVCQGHHQTIDEILHDADVALYRAKAGGRQRFVLFDQSQHEGGMDVLDVAHQLRQALAAGHFEPHFQPIVRLDDGATVGYEALIRWRHPVRGLLGPGEFLPVAEQTGLIEAIDWHMYRLACLAGAPLVRGGGFLTLNVSPRHFVNADFDQALLALLAETGFAPERLHIEVTESTLLGDPQAVAAILQRLQAARVGTALDDFGTGYSSLGHVHRFPLSMIKIDRSFTHDLDRVGQPRSAAIIQAVLGLGRALDLDVVAEGVETEAQRQVLLAMGCVYGQGFYFGRPSPAAHWLAAPAR from the coding sequence ATGGGCCAGACGCAGCCGCCAGAACCGCTGGGCGACACGCCGCAGGAGCCGCCGGGCGCCGCTGGCGCTGTGGACGCCTGCGCGCTGGCGGTGCTGTCTGCCGCCACCGTGCGCGCTGCCGCGGCTGCCCTGGCCCGCGGGCTGCAGGAGGCCGGTGTGGCCGCGCCCTGCGTGGTCTGGTTCGAGCCGGGCGGCCCTGAGGCCGAGCCCCCCGGCGCCCTGACGCCCGCGCGTCGCCAGCTGGCCCTGGCCGCGGGCCACGGCGACGCGGGGCTGCCGCCCGGCGTACACCTGCTGCACGCGGCCGGAGCGCAGCGCGACGCGCTGGTGCTGACGGGCGCGGCGGCGCTGCCTGACCCGGCCACGCGGCTGCTGGCGCTGGCCAGCCAGCGCATCGGCGAGCTGCGCACCATGCAGCGCCTGCGCCAGTCGGTGCACCAGCTCGAGCAGGCCGAGCAGCTGCAGCACGCGCTGTTTGCCATTGCCGACCTGGCAGCGTCCGAGCAGAACATGGACGCCATGCTGCGCGGCCTGCACCAGATCGTCGGGCGGCTGATGTACGCGCAGAACTTCTTCATCGCGCTGCATGACCGCCAGCGCGAGAGCGTGCGTTTCATCTACTTCGCCGACGAAAAGGACGGCCAGATGTACGACCCGCGGCACGAAGTGCCGGTGGCGCAGCTCAAGGACAGCTTCACGCTGGCGATCATCCAGCAGGCGCGCACCGTGCGCGGGCCGGCCGGGCAGGTGGCGCGTTCGCTGGGCCTGTCGCGGGGCGCGGTGGTCGGCACCCCTTCGGCGGACTTCATGGGCGTGCCCATGCTGCGCGACGGCGTCGTGCTGGGGGTGCTGGCGGTGCAGAGCTACCGCGCAGGCCTGGGCTACAGCGAGGCGGACTGCGCGGTGCTCGGCTTCGTGGCCGAGCACGTGCTCAATGCCGTGGAGCGCAAGCGCGGCCAGCAGGTACTGGAGCGGCACGTGGCCGACCGCACGCGCGAGCTGGCGCTGGCCAACCAGCAGCTGCAGCAGCAGGTGGCCGAGCGCGAGCGCGCCGCACACCTGCAGGCCACGCTGTACCGCATCGCCGCCATGGCCAACAGCCAGGAGCGCGACGCAGATTTCTACCGCAGCGTGCACGCCGCCGTGGGCGAGCTGATCAACGCCGAGAACTTCTACATCGCGCTGGTCTCCGCCGACGGCCGCGCGCTGCACTTTCCCTACAGCGTGGACGCGGCCGGCGAATCCGGCGTGGACCGGCCCCTGGGGCGGGGCTTAAGCGAATACGTCATCCGCCAGGGCCGCACGCAGCTGCTGGACGTGGCGGACATGGAGGGCCTGCTGGCACGCGGCGACGTCGAGCTGCAGCGCGGCATCAGCAAATCTGCCACCGTGTGCTGGCTGGGCGCCCCGCTGCTGGGCCCCGCGGGCGTCATGGGCGTGGTGACGGTGCAAAGCTACCGCCCCGACCTGCGCTACGACACGCACGATGCGGACCTGCTGACCTTCGTGTCGCACCAGATCGCCAACAGCGTGCACCGGCGCCAGCAGGCCGAAGCGCTGCAGGCGCTCAACGCCCAGCTGGAACAGCGCGTGCACGAGCGCACGCAGGAGCTGCGCCAGCAGATCGCCGTGCGCGAACAGATGCAGGCGCAGCTCAAGCACCAGGTCATGCACGACCCGCTGACCCAGCTGCCCAACCGCGTGTACCTGCGCGACCGGCTCGAGCGCGCGCTGGCGCTGCGCCAGCGCGACGCGCGCCACGAGTTCGCGCTGCTGTACCTGGACGTGGACCGCTTCAAGCTGTTCAACGACAGCCTGGGCCACCTGGTGGGCGACGGCGTGCTGTGCGAGGTCGCGAGCCGCCTGCTGCAGTGCGTGCGCGGCCCGGACCTGGTGGCGCGCCTGTCCGGCGACGAGTTCGCCATCCTGATCGAGCACGGCGCCCAGCCCACGGCCGGGCGCAAGGTGGCCCAGCGCATCCAGGAGGGCATGCAGGCACCCGTGCAGGCGGGCGAGCGCGAGCTGCAGGTCTCGGTGAGCATCGGCATCGCCGTCTGCCAGGGCCACCACCAGACCATCGACGAGATACTGCACGACGCGGACGTGGCGCTGTACCGGGCCAAGGCGGGCGGGCGCCAGCGCTTCGTGCTCTTTGACCAGAGCCAGCACGAGGGCGGCATGGACGTGCTGGACGTCGCCCATCAGCTGCGCCAGGCGCTGGCCGCCGGGCATTTCGAGCCGCACTTCCAGCCCATCGTGCGCCTGGATGACGGGGCCACCGTGGGCTATGAGGCGCTGATCCGCTGGCGCCACCCCGTGCGCGGCCTGCTGGGCCCGGGCGAATTCCTGCCGGTGGCCGAGCAGACGGGGCTGATCGAGGCCATCGACTGGCACATGTACCGCCTGGCCTGCCTGGCCGGCGCGCCGCTGGTGCGCGGCGGGGGCTTTCTGACGCTGAACGTCTCGCCGCGCCACTTCGTGAATGCCGACTTCGACCAGGCCCTGCTGGCGCTGCTGGCCGAGACCGGCTTCGCGCCCGAGCGGCTGCACATCGAGGTGACGGAGAGCACGCTGCTGGGCGATCCGCAGGCGGTGGCGGCCATCTTGCAGCGCCTGCAGGCGGCGCGGGTGGGAACGGCGCTGGACGACTTCGGCACGGGCTACTCGTCGCTGGGCCACGTGCACCGCTTTCCGCTCAGCATGATCAAGATCGACCGCTCGTTTACCCACGACCTGGACCGCGTCGGCCAGCCGCGCAGCGCCGCCATCATCCAGGCCGTGCTGGGCCTGGGCCGTGCGCTCGACCTGGACGTGGTCGCCGAAGGCGTGGAGACCGAGGCGCAGCGCCAGGTGCTGCTGGCGATGGGCTGTGTGTACGGGCAGGGCTTTTATTTCGGCCGGCCCTCGCCGGCCGCGCACTGGCTGGCCGCGCCTGCCCGGTAG
- the ubiM gene encoding 5-demethoxyubiquinol-8 5-hydroxylase UbiM: MQDPTLTSADVLIIGGGPAGLSLAASLGQAGFRATVLEQQGDEALARPAPDGREIALTHPSVALLERLGSWQRLAAHEVGLLHAAQVHDGPVGASQALHLHAGGSGVAHLGWIVPNHALRRTAWEVARATPGVRLITGARVQRVSTLAAHAEVEYLPAGDGQAPQRLHAPLVVAADSRLSATRRQLGIGASMTDFGRTVIVCRLRCERPHGEVAHECFGYERTLAILPLPADPADGAPLCSAVVTAGSAAAQALLALPPQAFADSVAAQFGHRLGAMQLVGERHAYPLVAVYAQRFADARCALLGDAAVGMHPVTAHGYNLGLSGVAGLTQVLTAARARGADLGAASVLQRYARAHHLHAWPLYQGTNAIVRLYTDDRALPRLARRAVLAGALRLPPLQAAIVSQLTGRRPAWPTRAGTSARVLP; encoded by the coding sequence ATGCAAGACCCTACCCTCACCTCTGCGGACGTGCTCATCATCGGCGGCGGCCCGGCCGGCCTGTCGCTGGCCGCCAGCCTGGGCCAGGCCGGCTTTCGCGCCACGGTGCTGGAACAGCAGGGCGACGAGGCGCTGGCCCGCCCCGCCCCCGACGGGCGCGAGATCGCCCTGACCCACCCCAGCGTGGCGCTGCTCGAGCGCCTGGGCAGCTGGCAGCGCCTGGCCGCGCACGAGGTCGGCCTGCTGCACGCCGCCCAGGTGCACGACGGCCCGGTGGGCGCCAGCCAGGCGCTGCACCTGCACGCGGGCGGCAGCGGCGTGGCGCACCTGGGCTGGATCGTGCCCAACCACGCCCTGCGCCGCACGGCCTGGGAGGTGGCCCGCGCCACGCCCGGCGTGCGCCTGATCACCGGCGCGCGCGTGCAGCGCGTGAGCACGCTGGCCGCGCACGCCGAGGTCGAATACCTGCCCGCGGGCGACGGCCAGGCGCCGCAGCGGCTGCACGCGCCCCTGGTGGTGGCCGCCGACAGCCGCCTGTCGGCCACGCGCCGCCAGCTGGGCATTGGCGCGTCCATGACCGACTTCGGGCGCACCGTGATCGTCTGCCGCCTGCGCTGCGAGCGGCCCCACGGCGAGGTGGCGCACGAGTGCTTCGGCTACGAGCGCACCCTGGCCATCCTGCCCCTGCCGGCCGACCCCGCCGACGGCGCGCCGCTGTGCTCGGCCGTGGTCACCGCCGGCAGCGCCGCCGCGCAGGCCCTGCTGGCGCTGCCGCCCCAGGCCTTTGCCGACAGCGTGGCCGCGCAGTTCGGCCACCGCCTGGGCGCCATGCAGCTGGTGGGCGAGCGCCACGCCTACCCGCTGGTGGCCGTCTATGCCCAGCGCTTTGCCGACGCGCGCTGCGCCCTGCTGGGCGACGCCGCAGTCGGCATGCACCCGGTGACGGCGCACGGCTACAACCTGGGCCTGTCCGGCGTGGCCGGCCTCACGCAGGTGCTGACCGCAGCGCGCGCGCGCGGCGCCGACCTGGGCGCGGCCAGCGTGCTGCAGCGCTACGCCCGCGCTCACCACCTGCATGCCTGGCCGCTCTACCAGGGCACCAACGCCATCGTGCGCCTGTACACCGACGACCGCGCCCTGCCCCGCCTGGCGCGCCGCGCCGTGCTGGCCGGCGCCCTGCGCCTGCCGCCGCTGCAGGCGGCCATCGTCAGCCAGCTCACCGGCCGCCGCCCGGCCTGGCCGACGCGCGCGGGCACGTCCGCGCGCGTCCTCCCATAA
- a CDS encoding acetyl-CoA hydrolase/transferase family protein: MDAAQAAALIPAGSTLGMSGFTGSGHPKRVPQALAARIEAEHAAGRPFKVNVWTGASTAPELDGALAKVGGMGQRLPFQSDPICRDRINAGEIDYVDIHLSHVAQQAWFGFLGPLDVAVIEVLGILPDGRLIPSAAVGNNKTWLDIAEHVILEVNTLPPAELEGMHDIYYGTAIPPRRKPIHLEHATERIGEPYLRVDPAKVIAVVPTHHADRSTAFAKPDQDSRAIAAHIIDFLSHEVKKGRLPRNMLPLQSGVGNVANAVLAGLLDGPFEDLLGFSEVLQDGMLELIRTGKMRAASATAISLSGEALREFTENIAFYRERIVLRSQQISNHPELVRRLGVIAMNAMIEADIYGNINSTHIMGSAMMNGIGGSGDFARNGYLSFFVTPSTAKGGAISCIVPMVSHVDHTEHDTQIIVTEQGLADLRGLAPRQRAQVIIDRCAHPDWRPLLQDYFDRARSSGAQHTPHRLAEALSWHQRFLDTGSMRP; the protein is encoded by the coding sequence ATGGACGCCGCGCAGGCCGCGGCGCTCATCCCCGCAGGCAGCACGCTGGGCATGAGCGGCTTCACCGGCTCGGGCCACCCCAAGCGGGTGCCCCAGGCGCTGGCCGCGCGCATCGAGGCCGAGCACGCGGCCGGACGGCCCTTCAAGGTGAACGTGTGGACGGGCGCCTCCACCGCGCCCGAGCTGGACGGCGCCCTGGCCAAGGTGGGCGGCATGGGCCAGCGCCTGCCGTTCCAGTCCGACCCGATCTGCCGCGACCGCATCAACGCTGGCGAGATCGACTACGTGGACATCCACCTGTCGCACGTGGCGCAGCAGGCCTGGTTCGGCTTTCTCGGGCCGCTCGACGTGGCGGTGATCGAGGTGCTGGGCATCCTGCCCGACGGCCGGCTGATCCCGTCGGCCGCCGTGGGCAACAACAAGACCTGGCTGGACATCGCCGAGCATGTGATCCTGGAGGTGAACACGCTGCCCCCGGCCGAGCTGGAAGGCATGCACGACATCTACTACGGCACCGCCATCCCGCCGCGGCGCAAGCCCATCCACCTGGAGCACGCCACCGAGCGCATCGGCGAGCCCTACCTGCGGGTGGACCCGGCCAAGGTCATCGCCGTGGTGCCCACGCACCACGCCGACCGCAGCACGGCGTTCGCCAAGCCGGACCAGGATTCGCGCGCCATCGCCGCGCACATCATCGACTTCCTGTCGCACGAGGTGAAAAAGGGCCGGCTGCCGCGCAACATGCTGCCGCTGCAGTCCGGCGTGGGCAACGTGGCCAATGCCGTGCTGGCCGGGCTGCTGGACGGGCCGTTCGAGGACCTGCTGGGTTTCAGCGAGGTGCTGCAAGACGGCATGCTGGAGCTGATCCGCACGGGCAAGATGCGCGCCGCCTCGGCCACGGCGATCTCGCTCTCTGGCGAGGCGCTGCGCGAGTTCACCGAGAACATTGCCTTCTACCGCGAGCGCATCGTGCTGCGCTCGCAGCAGATCAGCAACCACCCGGAGCTGGTGCGCCGCCTGGGCGTGATCGCCATGAACGCCATGATCGAGGCGGACATCTACGGCAACATCAACTCCACCCACATCATGGGCAGCGCCATGATGAACGGCATCGGCGGCTCGGGCGACTTCGCGCGCAACGGCTACCTGTCGTTCTTCGTCACACCCTCCACGGCCAAGGGCGGGGCGATTTCCTGCATCGTGCCCATGGTCTCGCACGTGGACCACACCGAGCACGACACCCAGATCATCGTCACCGAGCAGGGCCTGGCCGACCTGCGGGGCCTCGCGCCCCGCCAGCGCGCGCAGGTCATCATCGACCGCTGCGCGCACCCGGACTGGCGGCCCCTGCTGCAGGACTATTTCGACCGCGCGCGCAGCAGCGGCGCGCAGCACACGCCGCACCGCCTGGCCGAGGCGCTGTCGTGGCACCAGCGCTTTCTGGACACGGGCAGCATGCGGCCGTAG
- a CDS encoding solute carrier family 23 protein, which produces MGWFQWQQRGAEVLRAGGVIGPDERLAWPQTGLMGVQHVIAMFGSTVLAPILMGFDPNLAVLMSGIGTLIFFLITGGRVPSYLGSSFAFIGVVIAATAYAGKGPNANIGLALGGIVACGAVYTLVGVVVHVVGTGWIERFMPPVVTGAVVAVIGLNLAGVPIKNMAANNFEAWMQALTFVCVALVAVFTRGMVQRLLILVGLILASVAYGVLTNGLGLGKPVELSGVAAAAWVGLPQLHAPVFSAPAMLLIVPVVIILVAENLGHIKAVTAMTGKNLDQYMGRAFIGDGVATMVSGAVGGTGVTTYAENIGVMAATRIYSTAVFLVAALIAVLLGFSPKFGALIQAIPLPVMGGVSIVVFGLIAIAGAKIWVDNRVDFSQSSNLLVAAITLILGTGEFTLKFGDFALGGIGTATFGAIILNALLSRGAPAPASAARPGA; this is translated from the coding sequence ATGGGGTGGTTTCAATGGCAGCAGCGCGGCGCCGAGGTGCTGCGCGCCGGGGGGGTGATCGGCCCGGATGAGCGGCTGGCCTGGCCGCAGACCGGGCTGATGGGCGTGCAGCACGTGATCGCCATGTTCGGCTCCACCGTGCTGGCGCCCATCCTGATGGGGTTCGACCCCAACCTGGCCGTGCTCATGAGCGGCATCGGCACGCTGATCTTCTTTCTCATCACCGGCGGCCGCGTGCCCAGCTACCTGGGCTCGTCGTTTGCCTTCATCGGCGTGGTGATCGCCGCCACGGCGTACGCCGGCAAAGGGCCGAACGCCAACATCGGCCTGGCGCTGGGCGGCATCGTTGCCTGCGGCGCCGTGTATACGCTGGTGGGCGTGGTGGTGCATGTGGTGGGCACAGGCTGGATCGAGCGCTTCATGCCGCCGGTGGTCACCGGCGCGGTGGTGGCCGTCATCGGCCTGAACCTGGCGGGCGTGCCCATCAAGAACATGGCGGCCAACAACTTCGAGGCCTGGATGCAGGCGCTGACGTTCGTCTGCGTGGCGCTGGTGGCGGTGTTCACGCGCGGCATGGTGCAGCGCCTCCTGATCCTGGTGGGCCTGATCCTGGCCAGCGTCGCCTATGGCGTACTGACCAACGGCCTGGGCCTGGGCAAGCCGGTGGAGCTGTCGGGCGTGGCCGCCGCCGCCTGGGTGGGCCTGCCGCAGTTGCACGCGCCGGTGTTCAGCGCGCCGGCCATGCTCTTGATCGTGCCGGTGGTCATCATCCTGGTGGCCGAGAACCTGGGCCACATCAAGGCCGTCACCGCCATGACCGGCAAGAACCTGGACCAGTACATGGGCCGGGCCTTCATCGGCGACGGCGTGGCCACCATGGTCAGCGGCGCGGTGGGCGGCACGGGCGTGACGACCTACGCCGAGAACATCGGCGTGATGGCCGCCACGCGCATCTATTCGACGGCGGTGTTCCTGGTGGCGGCGCTGATCGCCGTGCTGCTGGGCTTTTCCCCCAAGTTCGGCGCGCTGATCCAGGCCATTCCGCTGCCGGTGATGGGCGGCGTGTCCATCGTGGTGTTTGGCCTGATCGCCATTGCAGGCGCCAAGATCTGGGTGGACAACCGGGTGGATTTCTCGCAAAGCAGCAACCTGCTGGTGGCCGCCATCACGCTGATCCTGGGCACGGGTGAGTTCACGCTGAAGTTCGGTGACTTCGCTCTGGGCGGCATCGGCACCGCTACCTTCGGCGCCATCATCCTGAACGCGCTGCTGTCGCGCGGCGCGCCGGCGCCGGCTAGCGCGGCTCGGCCCGGGGCGTGA
- a CDS encoding DUF6139 family protein, with amino-acid sequence MRVDIYRRPEAEGRFSHLVVPEGRPIPQEATNTDWSSERSGVEMDETQAHWDELGIPEPGRQLQAKGYAITSVKEQPRH; translated from the coding sequence ATGCGCGTGGACATCTACCGCCGCCCTGAAGCCGAGGGACGCTTTTCCCACCTGGTCGTGCCCGAGGGTCGGCCCATCCCCCAGGAAGCCACCAATACCGACTGGAGCAGCGAGCGAAGCGGCGTGGAGATGGACGAGACCCAGGCGCATTGGGACGAGCTGGGCATCCCCGAGCCCGGCCGCCAGCTTCAGGCCAAGGGCTACGCCATCACCAGCGTGAAGGAGCAGCCGCGCCACTAA
- a CDS encoding ABC transporter substrate-binding protein encodes MQRRHFVSLACRTGAAALAGPALLQSAHAQDAPGVTARAVTIGCSGPLSGPLLAFGSDIQQGAGAAFAQVNARGGVHGRSVQLQLLDDAYVPERTLANVKQLIGQGGALALLSCVGTPNNTAILPVVEEAGIPHVAPVTGAASLRKGARNVFHVRASYTDEVNRLIERLTGMGLKGLGVIYLDNGYGRELLEVATAALQKQGAKPLVQTAIATDGKNLPEVLKAVGAARPSAVLLATAGAVGPQLVRGIKAQLPGVLMAGVSVTLPGASLAQLGEDGSGIALTMVVPDPHRGKTQLVRDYQGAMRAAGHTEFSQGSLEAYVNARVLLEGLERAGKDVTQARLRGALAGIRQLDLGGFVVDYGGQPPYVGSRFIEMGVLGSNGRFIG; translated from the coding sequence ATGCAACGTCGTCATTTCGTCTCCCTTGCCTGCCGCACCGGCGCCGCCGCCCTGGCCGGGCCGGCCCTGCTGCAAAGCGCCCACGCGCAGGACGCGCCCGGCGTCACCGCACGGGCCGTCACCATCGGCTGCTCGGGGCCGCTGAGCGGGCCGCTGCTGGCCTTTGGCAGCGACATCCAGCAAGGCGCCGGCGCTGCGTTCGCGCAGGTCAACGCGCGCGGCGGAGTGCATGGGCGCAGCGTGCAGCTGCAGCTGCTGGACGACGCCTACGTGCCCGAGCGCACGCTGGCCAACGTCAAACAGCTCATCGGCCAGGGCGGCGCGCTGGCGCTGCTGTCATGCGTGGGCACGCCCAACAACACGGCCATCTTGCCGGTGGTGGAGGAGGCGGGCATCCCCCACGTGGCCCCGGTCACCGGCGCGGCCTCGCTGCGCAAGGGCGCGCGCAACGTGTTCCACGTGCGCGCCAGCTACACCGACGAGGTGAACCGCCTGATCGAGCGCCTGACCGGCATGGGGCTGAAGGGCCTGGGCGTTATCTATCTGGACAACGGCTACGGCCGCGAGCTGCTGGAGGTGGCCACCGCCGCGCTGCAAAAGCAGGGTGCCAAGCCGCTGGTGCAGACGGCCATTGCCACCGACGGCAAGAACCTGCCGGAGGTGCTCAAGGCCGTCGGCGCCGCGCGCCCCTCGGCCGTGCTGCTGGCCACCGCCGGCGCCGTGGGCCCGCAGCTGGTGCGCGGCATCAAGGCGCAGCTGCCCGGCGTGCTGATGGCCGGCGTCAGCGTCACGCTGCCCGGCGCCAGCCTGGCCCAGCTGGGCGAGGACGGCAGCGGCATCGCCCTGACCATGGTGGTGCCCGACCCGCACCGCGGCAAGACGCAGCTGGTGCGCGACTACCAGGGCGCCATGCGCGCGGCCGGCCACACCGAGTTCTCGCAAGGCAGCCTGGAGGCCTACGTGAACGCCCGCGTGCTGCTGGAGGGCCTGGAGCGCGCCGGCAAGGACGTCACCCAGGCGCGCCTGCGCGGCGCGCTGGCCGGCATCCGCCAGCTGGACCTGGGCGGCTTCGTGGTGGACTACGGCGGCCAGCCCCCCTATGTGGGCTCGCGCTTCATCGAGATGGGCGTGCTGGGCAGCAACGGGCGGTTCATCGGCTGA